The following are encoded together in the Bacillus cereus group sp. RP43 genome:
- a CDS encoding FxsA family protein encodes MKWLLFLLIVIPAIEITVLIGSSHVIGLWSTFAMIVFTGIVGVYLAKRQGFKVLREIQFRLNRGEMPGDTVLDGIFIFVGGILLVLPGYVTDIIGFICVVPVTRALLKPVVMKWIDWKFRKRTTIIVQK; translated from the coding sequence ATGAAGTGGTTACTATTCTTACTTATTGTAATACCGGCGATTGAGATTACCGTATTGATAGGATCGAGTCATGTAATAGGTTTATGGTCTACGTTCGCTATGATTGTATTTACGGGTATTGTGGGTGTATATTTGGCGAAAAGACAAGGGTTTAAAGTGCTTAGAGAGATTCAGTTTAGGTTAAATAGAGGAGAAATGCCGGGTGATACGGTTCTAGATGGTATTTTTATATTCGTGGGAGGTATTCTTTTAGTGCTACCTGGATATGTGACGGATATAATAGGTTTTATCTGTGTTGTTCCTGTAACGAGGGCTTTATTGAAGCCGGTTGTTATGAAGTGGATTGATTGGAAATTTAGAAAGAGAACTACTATTATTGTTCAGAAATAA
- the ytvI gene encoding sporulation integral membrane protein YtvI, whose translation MNRNLLYMILRLIFVIVATVVGFYALLYMSGLIYPFIIAFAFAYLINPVVNFLNQKLQFPRALAVLVSLILVFGAIVGLVTYLVTEAISATTYLLQIVTVKFPDIVAFAQQFALNHIMPLYDDLISKFNHLGEPQRYTITQNIQNLGTEATTQMKELLTAIISGLTNFISALPTTLTVLVFILLATFFISYDWHRLAHKVRKLLPNRVHGYGKTIFVDLRKALFGFVKAQLTLVSMTTIIVLIGLLILRVPYAITIAIITGVVDLLPYLGTGAVFVPWVIYVFFTGDTAFAIGLLILYIVVIVQRQIMEPKVLSSNIGLDPLATLIALFVGFKLFGFLGLIIGPVILVLLNTLHKAHVFHDLWKFIKGSPSK comes from the coding sequence TTGAACCGAAACTTACTATATATGATATTACGACTCATATTTGTCATTGTAGCAACGGTAGTTGGGTTCTATGCATTGCTGTACATGTCAGGCCTTATCTACCCTTTTATTATCGCTTTTGCATTTGCTTATTTGATTAACCCTGTCGTCAACTTCCTTAATCAAAAACTACAATTTCCTCGCGCATTAGCGGTACTCGTTAGCTTAATTCTCGTATTCGGAGCTATCGTCGGACTTGTTACATACCTTGTAACTGAAGCAATATCTGCCACAACATACTTACTACAAATTGTTACAGTGAAGTTTCCAGATATCGTTGCATTCGCCCAACAATTTGCACTTAATCATATTATGCCTCTCTATGATGATTTAATTTCTAAATTTAATCATCTTGGAGAACCACAACGATACACTATTACGCAAAACATTCAAAACTTAGGCACCGAAGCAACGACACAAATGAAAGAACTTTTAACCGCCATTATAAGTGGATTAACAAATTTCATTAGTGCATTACCAACAACTTTAACTGTCCTTGTATTCATCTTATTAGCCACCTTCTTCATTAGTTACGATTGGCACCGTCTTGCTCATAAAGTAAGGAAACTTCTACCTAATCGTGTACATGGATACGGAAAAACTATTTTTGTCGATTTAAGAAAGGCTTTGTTTGGTTTTGTTAAAGCGCAACTTACCCTCGTATCTATGACAACTATCATTGTACTAATCGGCCTTTTAATATTACGCGTGCCATACGCAATTACTATCGCGATTATTACAGGGGTTGTAGATTTACTCCCGTATTTAGGAACTGGAGCTGTCTTCGTCCCTTGGGTTATATACGTATTTTTCACAGGCGATACTGCATTCGCCATCGGTCTCCTCATCCTATACATCGTCGTGATTGTCCAAAGACAAATCATGGAGCCAAAAGTACTTTCATCTAATATTGGACTCGATCCATTAGCGACACTCATCGCTCTATTTGTCGGCTTTAAGCTCTTTGGTTTTTTAGGATTAATCATCGGTCCAGTCATATTAGTACTACTTAATACATTACACAAAGCTCATGTATTCCACGACTTATGGAAATTCATTAAGGGCTCACCATCAAAATAA
- a CDS encoding DUF441 domain-containing protein gives MISQSTLFLFILLIIGLIAKNQSLTVAVGVLFLLKFTFLGDKAFPYLQTKGINLGVTVITIAVLVPIATGEIGFKQLGEAAKSYYAWIALASGVAVALLAKGGVQLLTTDPHITTALVFGTIIAVALFNGVAVGPLIGAGIAYAVMSIIQMFK, from the coding sequence ATGATTAGTCAGTCAACGTTATTTTTATTCATACTACTTATTATAGGACTTATTGCTAAAAATCAATCGCTTACTGTAGCTGTTGGAGTGTTATTTTTATTGAAATTTACGTTTTTAGGAGATAAAGCTTTTCCTTATTTACAAACGAAAGGAATTAATCTCGGTGTGACGGTTATTACAATTGCGGTGCTCGTCCCAATTGCGACGGGGGAAATAGGGTTTAAACAACTCGGAGAAGCGGCGAAATCATACTATGCATGGATTGCTTTAGCTTCAGGAGTAGCGGTTGCTTTATTGGCGAAAGGTGGGGTGCAATTATTAACGACTGATCCTCATATTACAACCGCACTTGTTTTTGGGACAATTATAGCTGTAGCTTTATTTAACGGAGTCGCTGTAGGTCCATTAATTGGGGCTGGAATTGCCTATGCAGTTATGAGTATTATACAAATGTTTAAATAA